One Vitis riparia cultivar Riparia Gloire de Montpellier isolate 1030 chromosome 4, EGFV_Vit.rip_1.0, whole genome shotgun sequence genomic window carries:
- the LOC117912036 gene encoding U-box domain-containing protein 27, translated as MVRDDLFITVPSLFRCPISLDVMKSPVSLCTGVTYDRSSIQRWLDNGNNTCPATMQVLHSRDFVPNHTLQRLIQIWSNSVRHRSNSPDSPIQLVPSLSPDQARDLIKEIESKPEDCLECMSKIICFARESEESRKFLARIDGFVSLLVDFLGSGNANFLALEQVVRVLDMIISEHEDHKQLANSMLKSDRDCLSSILLVLQQGSAESRIASARVLESIAIDAESKLLIAEKDGLFSELIRIMSTETDPTMIESTLSCLIAVSMPRRIRPKIVRLGVVKQLTKLLSDPNWSVSVTEKALKLLEMASSCKEGKSEICENSECVSAIVQKMLKVSSTATEHAVTILWSVCYLSRDDRAQSTVTQNNGLTKILVLMQSNCSPAVRQLAGDLLKIFRVSSKSCLSSYDTKTTHIMPF; from the coding sequence ATGGTGAGGGATGACTTGTTTATTACAGTTCCCAGCCTTTTCCGTTGCCCGATATCTCTGGACGTCATGAAGTCCCCGGTGAGTCTCTGCACCGGCGTCACCTATGATCGCTCGAGCATTCAGAGGTGGCTCGACAACGGCAACAACACTTGTCCGGCCACTATGCAGGTGCTCCACAGTAGGGACTTTGTGCCCAACCACACCCTACAACGCCTCATCCAGATCTGGTCCAACTCGGTCCGCCACCGCTCCAACTCGCCCGACTCCCCCATCCAGCTCGTTCCCTCTCTGTCCCCAGACCAAGCGAGGGACCTGATTAAAGAAATCGAGAGCAAGCCAGAGGACTGTCTCGAATGTATGTCGAAGATTATTTGTTTCGCGAGAGAGTCCGAGGAAAGCCGCAAGTTTCTTGCGAGAATTGATGGATTCGTGTCGTTGCTGGTTGATTTTCTCGGCAGCGGCAATGCTAATTTCCTTGCGCTTGAACAAGTGGTGAGGGTTTTGGACATGATTATAAGTGAGCACGAAGATCATAAGCAGCTGGCGAATTCGATGCTGAAGAGTGATCGCGATTGCTTGTCTTCAATCCTCCTCGTTTTGCAACAAGGAAGCGCGGAATCTAGAATCGCATCTGCTAGGGTTTTGGAGTCGATCGCAATCGATGCTGAATCGAAGCTCTTGATAGCCGAAAAGGATGGATTATTTTCTGAATTGATTCGCATAATGAGCACCGAGACCGATCCTACAATGATAGAATCAACCTTGTCTTGCTTGATCGCAGTATCAATGCCGAGACGCATCCGACCAAAAATCGTGAGACTCGGCGTCGTCAAGCAACTCACGAAATTATTATCCGATCCCAACTGGAGCGTTTCGGTGACCGAGAAGGCTCTGAAACTGCTGGAAATGGCATCATCGTGCAAAGAGGGAAAATCCGAGATATGTGAGAACTCCGAGTGCGTATCTGCCATAGTGCAGAAGATGTTGAAGGTGTCGAGCACGGCGACGGAGCACGCCGTGACGATACTGTGGAGCGTGTGCTATTTGTCAAGAGACGACAGGGCTCAGAGCACGGTCACCCAGAACAACGGATTGACCAAGATTTTGGTGCTTATGCAGAGCAATTGCTCGCCGGCGGTGAGGCAACTAGCCGGAGATTTGTTGAAAATATTCAGAGTGAGCTCCAAATCGTGTCTGTCAAGCTATGATACCAAAACAACCCATATCATGCCTTTTTGA